One Pseudomonas muyukensis DNA segment encodes these proteins:
- the glnE gene encoding bifunctional [glutamate--ammonia ligase]-adenylyl-L-tyrosine phosphorylase/[glutamate--ammonia-ligase] adenylyltransferase, whose translation MRLPLPLDLPAALQPLVARNRQFLADALAAHPGLTTSAWSAEQRQQFDQVAAASDFVLAQAQRDPAMLFDLLGTGEMGRAFAPGELRARIHAAAQAAQGEDELARNLRRERNRQQVRIIWRDLTRQAALAETCRDLSDLADASIDEAYQWLYPRHCQQFGTPIGNRSGQPQQLVVLGMGKLGAVELNLSSDIDLIFAFPEGGETEGVKRSLDNQEFFTRLGQRLIKALDPVTVDGFVFRVDMRLRPYGSAGALVLSFNALEQYYQDQGRDWERYAMIKARVVAGDQAAGAQLQDMLRPFVYRRYLDFSAIEALRTMKQLIQQEVRRKGMAENIKLGAGGIREVEFIAQAFQLIHGGRDLSLQQRPLLKVLGTLEGQGYLPPAVVAELREGYEFLRYTEHAIQAIADRQTQMLPDDEGDRARIAFMLGYADWNNFHEQLMHWRGRVDWHFRQVIADPDEDDAEGELVVGGEWSPLWEQAQDEEAAGRQLEEAGFRQPVEALRRLNALRVSPTLRSMQRIGRERLDAFIPRLLAQAVEHDNPDLVLERVLPLVEAVARRSAYLVLLTENPGALRRLLTLCAASPWIAEQMARYPLLLDELLNEGRLFSPPLAPELAAELRERLMRIPEDDLEQQMEALRHFKLAHSLRVAASEISGNLPLMKVSDYLTWLAEAILDQVLALAWRQTVARHGQPRRSDGSLCDPGFIIVGYGKVGGIELGHGSDLDLVFIHDGDPNAETDGAKPIDSAQFFTRLGQRIIHLLTTQTNSGQLYDVDMRLRPSGASGLLVSSLGAFERYQQNEAWTWEHQALVRARVLVGCPQVATAFEGVRAQVLGQARDLDKLRAEVSEMRAKMRDNLGTKGTAAGTAGNAFEAGQPFDIKQDAGGIVDIEFMVQYAALAWSHAHPAILRWTDNIRILEELEQAALMPAADAVLLREVYKAFRSASHRQALQKQAGVIDAAQFVDERREVRRIWGQLGLT comes from the coding sequence ATGCGCCTGCCTTTGCCGCTCGATCTGCCTGCCGCTCTCCAACCGCTGGTCGCCCGCAATCGACAATTCCTGGCGGACGCCCTGGCCGCCCATCCTGGTCTGACTACCAGCGCGTGGAGCGCCGAGCAGCGCCAGCAGTTCGACCAGGTAGCCGCCGCCAGTGATTTCGTGCTGGCCCAGGCCCAGCGCGATCCGGCGATGCTGTTCGACCTGCTGGGCACGGGCGAGATGGGCCGGGCCTTCGCCCCAGGCGAGCTGCGCGCGCGGATCCATGCCGCCGCCCAGGCCGCGCAGGGTGAAGACGAGCTGGCGCGCAACCTGCGCCGCGAGCGCAATCGCCAGCAGGTGCGCATCATCTGGCGCGACCTGACCCGCCAGGCGGCGCTGGCCGAGACCTGCCGCGACCTGTCCGACCTGGCCGACGCCAGCATCGACGAAGCCTATCAATGGCTGTACCCGCGTCATTGCCAGCAGTTCGGCACGCCCATCGGCAACCGCAGCGGCCAGCCGCAGCAGCTGGTGGTGCTGGGCATGGGCAAGCTGGGGGCGGTGGAGCTGAACCTGTCGTCGGACATCGACCTGATCTTCGCCTTTCCCGAAGGCGGGGAAACCGAGGGCGTGAAGCGTTCGCTGGACAACCAGGAGTTCTTCACCCGCCTGGGCCAGCGGCTGATCAAGGCGCTCGACCCGGTCACCGTCGATGGCTTCGTGTTCCGCGTCGACATGCGCCTGCGCCCCTACGGCTCGGCCGGCGCGCTGGTGCTCAGCTTCAATGCCCTGGAGCAGTACTACCAGGACCAGGGGCGCGACTGGGAACGCTACGCGATGATCAAGGCGCGGGTGGTGGCCGGGGACCAGGCCGCCGGTGCCCAGTTGCAGGACATGCTGCGTCCGTTCGTCTACCGCCGTTACCTGGACTTCTCCGCCATCGAGGCGCTGCGCACCATGAAGCAGCTGATCCAGCAGGAAGTGCGGCGCAAGGGCATGGCCGAGAACATCAAGCTGGGCGCCGGAGGCATCCGTGAGGTGGAGTTCATCGCCCAGGCGTTCCAGCTGATCCATGGCGGGCGTGACCTGAGCCTGCAACAGCGGCCGCTGCTGAAGGTGCTGGGCACCCTGGAAGGGCAGGGTTACCTGCCGCCGGCGGTGGTGGCCGAGCTGCGCGAGGGCTATGAGTTCCTGCGCTACACCGAGCACGCGATCCAGGCCATCGCCGATCGCCAGACCCAGATGCTGCCGGACGACGAGGGCGACCGTGCGCGCATCGCCTTCATGTTGGGCTATGCCGACTGGAACAATTTCCACGAGCAATTGATGCACTGGCGCGGGCGGGTCGACTGGCACTTCCGCCAGGTGATCGCCGACCCGGACGAGGACGACGCCGAGGGCGAGCTGGTGGTCGGCGGCGAATGGTCGCCGTTGTGGGAGCAGGCCCAGGATGAAGAGGCTGCCGGGCGTCAGCTGGAAGAGGCCGGTTTCCGCCAGCCCGTCGAGGCCTTGCGCCGGCTCAACGCCTTGCGCGTCAGCCCGACCTTGCGCTCGATGCAGCGTATCGGCCGTGAGCGGCTGGATGCCTTCATTCCGCGCCTGCTGGCCCAAGCCGTGGAACACGACAACCCCGACCTGGTGCTCGAGCGCGTGCTGCCGCTGGTCGAGGCGGTGGCGCGGCGCTCGGCCTACCTGGTGCTGCTGACCGAGAACCCCGGGGCCTTGCGCCGCTTGCTGACCCTGTGTGCCGCCAGCCCCTGGATCGCCGAGCAGATGGCCCGCTACCCGCTGCTGCTCGACGAGCTGCTCAACGAAGGCCGGCTGTTCAGCCCGCCGTTGGCCCCGGAGCTGGCCGCCGAACTGCGCGAGCGCCTGATGCGCATCCCCGAGGACGACCTCGAGCAGCAAATGGAGGCCCTGCGCCACTTCAAGCTGGCCCACAGCCTGCGGGTGGCGGCGTCCGAGATCAGCGGCAACCTGCCGTTGATGAAGGTCAGCGACTACCTGACCTGGCTGGCCGAGGCGATCCTCGACCAGGTGCTGGCCCTGGCCTGGCGCCAGACCGTGGCGCGCCATGGCCAACCCAGGCGCAGTGACGGCAGCCTGTGCGACCCGGGCTTCATCATCGTCGGTTACGGCAAGGTTGGCGGCATCGAGCTGGGCCATGGCTCCGACCTCGACCTGGTGTTCATCCACGATGGCGACCCGAACGCCGAGACCGATGGCGCCAAGCCCATCGATAGCGCGCAGTTCTTCACCCGCCTGGGCCAGCGCATCATCCATTTGCTGACCACCCAGACCAACTCCGGACAGCTGTATGACGTCGACATGCGCCTGCGTCCGTCGGGGGCCTCGGGGTTGCTGGTCAGCTCGCTGGGCGCCTTCGAGCGCTACCAGCAGAACGAGGCCTGGACCTGGGAACACCAGGCCCTGGTGCGCGCCCGGGTGCTGGTGGGCTGCCCACAGGTGGCGACGGCCTTCGAAGGCGTGCGGGCGCAGGTGCTGGGCCAGGCGCGCGACCTCGACAAGCTGCGCGCCGAAGTGAGCGAGATGCGCGCCAAGATGCGCGACAACCTCGGGACCAAGGGCACCGCTGCCGGCACCGCCGGCAACGCCTTCGAGGCCGGCCAGCCGTTCGATATCAAGCAGGATGCCGGCGGTATCGTCGATATCGAATTTATGGTGCAATACGCCGCTTTGGCGTGGTCCCACGCGCATCCGGCGATACTGCGCTGGACCGACAACATCCGCATCCTCGAAGAGCTGGAGCAGGCCGCGCTGATGCCTGCCGCCGACGCGGTGTTGCTGCGCGAGGTGTACAAGGCGTTCCGCTCGGCGTCGCACCGCCAGGCGTTGCAGAAGCAGGCCGGGGTGATCGATGCCGCGCAGTTTGTCGATGAGCGTCGTGAAGTGCGGCGGATCTGGGGGCAGCTAGGGCTGACTTGA
- the aceE gene encoding pyruvate dehydrogenase (acetyl-transferring), homodimeric type — protein sequence MQDLDPIETQEWLDALESVLDKEGEDRAHYLMTRMGELATRSGSQLPYAITTPYRNTIPVTHEARMPGDLFMERRIRSMVRWNALAMVMRTNLKDSDLGGHISSFASSATLYDIGFNYFFQAPTDEHGGDLVFFQGHASPGVYARAFMEGRINEEQMNNFRQEVDGNGLSSYPHPWLMPDFWQFPTVSMGLGPIQAIYQARFMKYLEARGFIPAGKQKVWCFMGDGECDEPESLGAIALAGREKLDNLIFVINCNLQRLDGPVRGNGKIIQELEGVFRGGGWNVNKVVWGRFWDPLLAKDTNGALQRRMDEVIDGEYQNYKAKDGAYVRENFFNTPELKAMVEDLSDDEIWKLNRGGHDPYKVYAAYHQAVNHKEQPTVILAKTIKGYGTGAGEAKNTAHNTKKVDVESLRHFRDRFDIPVKDADLENLPFFKPEEGSAEAKYLAERRAALGGFVPQRRAKSFSVPTPPLETLKAILDGSGDREISTTMAFVRILAQLVKDKDIGQRIVPIIPDEARTFGMEGMFRQLGIYSSVGQLYEPVDKDQVMFYREDKKGQILEEGINEAGAMSSFIAAGTSYSCHNQPMLPFYIFYSMFGFQRIGDLAWAAGDSRTRGFLIGGTAGRTTLNGEGLQHEDGHSHMMAGTIPNCRTYDPTYGYELAVIIQDGMKKMTEEQQDIFYYITVMNESYQQPAMPAGVEDGIIKGMYLLEEDTREAAHHVQLMGSGTILREVREAAKILREEFNVGADVWSVTSFNELRRDGLAVERANRLKPGQKPQQTYVEQCLNGRKGPVIASTDYMKLFAEQIRQWVPSKEFKVLGTDGYGRSDSRKKLRHFFEVDRHFVVLAALEALADRGEIEPKVVADAIVKFGIDPDKRNPLDC from the coding sequence ATGCAAGACCTCGATCCAATCGAAACCCAGGAATGGCTGGATGCCCTGGAGTCGGTCCTCGACAAAGAAGGCGAAGACCGCGCTCATTACCTGATGACCCGCATGGGCGAGCTGGCCACCCGCAGTGGCTCCCAGCTGCCGTACGCAATCACCACGCCATACCGCAACACCATCCCTGTCACCCACGAAGCACGCATGCCTGGCGACCTGTTCATGGAACGCCGCATTCGCTCGATGGTGCGTTGGAACGCGCTGGCCATGGTGATGCGCACCAACCTGAAGGACTCGGACCTGGGCGGCCACATCTCCAGCTTCGCCTCCAGTGCCACCCTGTACGACATCGGCTTCAACTACTTCTTCCAGGCCCCGACCGACGAACACGGCGGCGACCTGGTGTTCTTCCAGGGCCACGCATCGCCAGGCGTCTACGCCCGCGCCTTCATGGAAGGCCGCATCAACGAAGAGCAGATGAACAACTTCCGCCAGGAAGTCGACGGCAACGGCCTGTCTTCGTACCCGCACCCATGGCTGATGCCTGACTTCTGGCAGTTCCCGACCGTGTCGATGGGCCTGGGCCCGATCCAGGCCATCTACCAGGCACGCTTCATGAAGTACCTGGAAGCGCGCGGCTTCATCCCGGCCGGCAAGCAGAAAGTCTGGTGCTTCATGGGCGACGGCGAGTGCGACGAGCCGGAATCCCTGGGCGCGATCGCCCTGGCCGGCCGCGAGAAGCTGGACAACCTGATCTTCGTCATCAACTGCAACCTGCAGCGCCTCGACGGCCCGGTTCGCGGCAACGGCAAGATCATCCAGGAACTCGAAGGCGTGTTCCGTGGCGGTGGCTGGAACGTCAACAAGGTGGTCTGGGGTCGCTTCTGGGACCCACTGCTGGCCAAGGATACCAACGGTGCCCTGCAGCGCCGCATGGACGAAGTCATCGACGGCGAGTACCAGAACTACAAGGCCAAGGACGGCGCGTACGTCCGTGAGAACTTCTTCAACACCCCAGAGCTCAAGGCCATGGTCGAAGACCTGTCCGACGACGAGATCTGGAAGCTCAACCGTGGCGGCCACGACCCGTACAAGGTCTACGCGGCCTACCACCAGGCGGTGAACCACAAAGAGCAGCCGACCGTCATCCTGGCCAAGACCATCAAGGGTTACGGTACCGGTGCCGGCGAAGCCAAGAACACCGCGCACAACACCAAGAAGGTCGACGTCGAAAGCCTGCGTCACTTCCGTGACCGCTTCGACATCCCGGTCAAGGATGCCGACCTGGAGAACCTGCCGTTCTTCAAGCCCGAGGAAGGTTCCGCCGAAGCCAAGTACCTGGCCGAGCGCCGTGCTGCCCTGGGCGGTTTCGTGCCGCAGCGCCGGGCCAAGAGCTTCAGCGTGCCGACCCCGCCGCTGGAAACCCTGAAAGCGATCCTGGACGGCTCGGGCGACCGCGAAATCTCCACCACCATGGCCTTCGTGCGCATCCTGGCGCAGCTGGTCAAGGACAAGGACATCGGCCAGCGCATCGTCCCGATCATCCCGGACGAGGCCCGTACCTTCGGTATGGAAGGCATGTTCCGCCAGCTGGGCATCTACTCGTCGGTCGGCCAGCTCTACGAGCCAGTCGACAAAGACCAGGTGATGTTCTACCGCGAGGACAAGAAGGGCCAGATCCTCGAGGAAGGCATCAACGAAGCCGGCGCCATGTCGTCGTTCATCGCTGCCGGCACCTCGTACAGCTGCCACAACCAGCCGATGCTGCCGTTCTACATCTTCTACTCGATGTTCGGTTTCCAGCGCATCGGCGACCTGGCCTGGGCCGCTGGCGACAGCCGCACCCGTGGTTTCCTGATCGGCGGTACCGCCGGCCGTACCACCCTCAACGGTGAAGGCCTGCAGCACGAAGACGGTCACAGCCACATGATGGCGGGCACCATCCCGAACTGCCGCACCTACGATCCGACCTACGGCTACGAGCTGGCGGTGATCATCCAGGACGGCATGAAGAAGATGACCGAAGAGCAACAGGACATCTTCTACTACATCACCGTGATGAACGAGTCGTACCAGCAGCCCGCCATGCCGGCCGGTGTCGAGGACGGCATCATCAAGGGCATGTACCTGCTCGAGGAAGACACCCGCGAAGCCGCGCACCACGTACAGCTGATGGGCTCCGGCACCATCCTGCGCGAAGTCCGGGAAGCTGCGAAGATCCTGCGTGAAGAGTTCAACGTCGGCGCCGACGTGTGGAGCGTCACCAGCTTCAACGAACTGCGTCGCGACGGCCTGGCCGTGGAACGCGCCAACCGCCTCAAGCCTGGCCAGAAGCCACAGCAGACCTACGTCGAGCAGTGCCTGAACGGTCGCAAGGGCCCGGTCATCGCCTCCACCGACTACATGAAGCTGTTCGCTGAGCAGATTCGCCAGTGGGTGCCGAGCAAAGAGTTCAAGGTCCTGGGTACCGACGGTTACGGTCGCAGCGACAGCCGCAAGAAGCTGCGTCACTTCTTCGAAGTCGACCGCCACTTCGTGGTGCTGGCTGCCCTGGAAGCCCTGGCTGACCGTGGCGAGATCGAACCCAAGGTTGTGGCTGACGCCATCGTCAAGTTCGGCATCGACCCGGACAAGCG
- the waaF gene encoding lipopolysaccharide heptosyltransferase II, which produces MRILIIGPSWVGDMVMAQTLFQCLKQQHPDCVIDVLAPEWSRPILERMPEVRQALSFPLGHGALELATRRRIGKSLAGQYDQAILLPNSLKSALVPYFAGIPKRTGWRGEMRYLLLNDVRKLDKARYPLMIERFMALAYAPGAELAQPYPRPSLRIEAASRDAALAKFGLALDRPVLALCPGAEFGEAKRWPAEHYAEVADAMIRQGWQVWLFGSKNDHPVGEQIRDRLIPGLREESSNLAGETSLAEAIDLMSCASAVVSNDSGLMHVAAALNRPLVAVYGSTSPGFTPPLAEQVEVVRTGIECSPCFERTCRFGHYNCLRLLEPAKVIAALHSLGGPNLIDTVAEVD; this is translated from the coding sequence ATGAGAATACTGATCATTGGCCCCAGCTGGGTCGGCGACATGGTGATGGCGCAGACCCTGTTCCAGTGCCTGAAGCAACAGCACCCCGACTGCGTGATCGATGTGCTGGCCCCCGAGTGGAGCCGGCCGATCCTCGAGCGCATGCCCGAAGTGCGCCAGGCCTTGAGCTTCCCGCTCGGCCATGGCGCCCTGGAGCTGGCCACCCGTCGGCGCATCGGCAAGTCCCTGGCCGGCCAGTACGACCAGGCGATCCTGCTGCCCAACTCGCTCAAGTCGGCGCTGGTGCCGTACTTTGCCGGCATCCCCAAGCGCACCGGCTGGCGTGGCGAGATGCGCTACCTGCTGCTCAACGACGTGCGCAAGCTGGACAAGGCGCGCTACCCGCTGATGATCGAACGCTTCATGGCCCTGGCCTACGCCCCGGGTGCCGAGCTGGCGCAGCCATACCCGCGGCCGAGCCTGCGCATCGAAGCCGCCAGCCGCGACGCGGCCCTGGCCAAGTTCGGCCTGGCCCTGGACCGCCCGGTGCTGGCGCTGTGCCCCGGTGCCGAGTTCGGCGAGGCCAAGCGCTGGCCCGCCGAGCACTACGCCGAGGTGGCCGATGCCATGATCCGCCAGGGCTGGCAGGTCTGGCTGTTCGGTTCGAAGAACGATCACCCGGTCGGCGAGCAGATCCGCGACCGGCTGATCCCGGGCCTGCGCGAAGAGTCCAGCAACCTGGCCGGCGAGACCTCGCTGGCCGAGGCCATCGACCTGATGTCCTGCGCCAGCGCGGTGGTTTCCAACGACTCTGGCCTGATGCACGTGGCCGCGGCCCTCAACCGCCCGCTGGTGGCGGTGTACGGCTCCACTTCGCCGGGTTTCACCCCGCCATTGGCCGAGCAGGTCGAGGTGGTGCGCACCGGCATTGAGTGCAGCCCGTGCTTCGAGCGCACCTGCCGGTTCGGCCACTACAACTGCCTGCGGTTGCTGGAGCCGGCGAAAGTCATCGCCGCGCTGCACAGCCTGGGTGGGCCGAACCTGATCGATACCGTGGCCGAGGTCGACTGA